A window of the Nisaea acidiphila genome harbors these coding sequences:
- a CDS encoding PAS domain-containing protein, which translates to MSYPEEAPKPRTWRFDTDLTLSFQSKEITEFHSLWRSLSKNGELPDRKQLDPLDLKSILPHVFIIGVSYEPRPRFTYRLVGTQIVETLGRDSTGISLEEIHATTPEVIQSLVSAVDSRRPLRTFGSVSWIDKEFLDFETGVFPFLTDGDRIGQLAGATVYHPSRRRDGNA; encoded by the coding sequence TTGTCGTATCCGGAGGAAGCTCCCAAACCGCGTACTTGGCGGTTCGACACTGATCTCACCCTGTCGTTTCAAAGCAAGGAAATCACGGAATTCCACAGTTTGTGGCGGTCGCTTTCGAAGAACGGCGAGTTGCCCGACAGGAAGCAGCTCGATCCACTCGACCTGAAATCTATCCTGCCGCACGTATTCATTATTGGGGTCAGCTACGAGCCGAGACCACGCTTCACTTATCGTCTGGTCGGCACGCAGATCGTCGAAACACTGGGGCGCGACTCCACCGGCATCTCGCTCGAAGAGATCCACGCCACTACACCCGAGGTGATCCAGAGTCTTGTGAGCGCGGTCGACAGTCGTCGTCCGCTACGAACATTCGGATCGGTCTCCTGGATCGACAAGGAGTTTCTCGACTTCGAAACCGGGGTGTTTCCCTTCCTCACCGACGGCGACCGGATCGGCCAGCTGGCCGGCGCCACCGTCTATCATCCAAGCCGGCGACGCGACGGGAACGCCTAG
- a CDS encoding alpha/beta hydrolase, with amino-acid sequence MLFFGQQGYRVVAHDRRGRGRSAQPWDNNNMDRYADDLAELIEHLGLRDVVLVGHSTGGGEVSHYIGRHGNDRVAKVVLVGAVPPLMLKTAANPNGTPLEVFDGIREGTALNRSQFFRDLTVPFYGFNRDGVEEVPGFRDSFWLQGMAGSIKGQFDCIREFSEVDYSDDLTAIRRPTLIVHGGDDQIVPIEASAHRAAELVDGAELKVYEGSGHGLAQLEAARFNADVLEFIRR; translated from the coding sequence ATGCTGTTCTTCGGCCAGCAAGGCTATCGGGTCGTCGCCCACGACCGCCGAGGCCGCGGCCGGTCGGCGCAGCCCTGGGACAATAACAACATGGATCGGTATGCCGATGATCTGGCTGAACTGATCGAGCATCTCGGTCTGCGCGACGTGGTCTTAGTCGGCCACTCAACGGGCGGCGGGGAGGTCTCCCATTACATCGGCCGCCACGGAAACGACCGCGTCGCAAAGGTGGTTCTTGTCGGCGCCGTTCCGCCGCTCATGCTGAAAACCGCAGCTAATCCGAACGGGACTCCGCTCGAGGTATTCGACGGGATTCGCGAGGGAACGGCACTTAACCGCTCCCAGTTCTTCCGGGATCTGACGGTGCCGTTTTACGGATTCAACCGGGATGGCGTCGAGGAGGTGCCGGGATTCCGGGACAGTTTCTGGCTGCAGGGAATGGCTGGCAGCATCAAAGGGCAGTTCGACTGCATCCGGGAATTCTCCGAAGTCGACTACTCGGATGATCTGACGGCAATCCGGCGTCCGACCCTGATCGTTCACGGCGGCGACGATCAGATTGTCCCGATCGAGGCCTCCGCCCACCGCGCTGCGGAGTTGGTCGATGGTGCAGAGCTGAAAGTTTACGAGGGCAGCGGCCACGGATTGGCACAACTGGAGGCCGCACGCTTCAATGCCGATGTGCTGGAATTCATCCGGCGCTAA